Proteins encoded in a region of the Triticum dicoccoides isolate Atlit2015 ecotype Zavitan chromosome 3A, WEW_v2.0, whole genome shotgun sequence genome:
- the LOC119273719 gene encoding uncharacterized protein LOC119273719 gives MCSHPAAQQIVLAPRLDWIANIPQLTLSRGPGGRKRRRRMNGGVGGKKKFGGGRVPTGTPSLAWSSVVVVASLLAGASIVHNIYKPDMTLPPVEVVDSNGPGAGSGDGKES, from the exons ATGTGCAGCCACCCCGCAGCCCAGCAAATAGTACTCGCTCCAAGGCTGGACTGGATCGCAAACATACCACAGCTGACTCTCTCGCGCGGCCCAGGaggaaggaagaggaggaggaggatgaacggCGGCGTCGGCGGCAAGAAGAAGTTCGGCGGCGGGCGGGTGCCGACGGGGACCCCCTCGCTGGCGTGGTCGTCGGTGGTGGTGGTCGCCTCCCTCCTCGCCGGCGCCTCCATCGTCCACAACATCTACAAGCCAGACATG ACTCTACCGCCGGTGGAGGTCGTGGACAGCAACGGACCCGGCGCCGGCAGCGGCGATGGCAAAGAGAGCTGA